In one Fusarium falciforme chromosome 5, complete sequence genomic region, the following are encoded:
- a CDS encoding Putative glutathione-dependent formaldehyde-activating enzyme, which translates to MSTPRSIVSKNKTPIAIAAALVSAAAVVTQVYRKASAKAAAMSLPLHPSLNNGITKGSASFSGGKLRCKCSSNPVEVTLAGNVAHNHACGCSKCWKPEGAIFSVIGVIPKDQVSVTANADKLYIVDESAAIQRYACSSCGVHMYGRIEKEHPFKGLDFVHTELSSEKGWQEPQFAAFVSSIIEQGFDASKMDAVRAQFKSIGLETYDALSPPLMDAIASWTAQKAKI; encoded by the coding sequence ATGTCTACTCCTCGATCCATCGTCTCCAAGAACAAGACCCCCATCGCAATCGCAGCAGCCCTCGTCTCAGCAGCCGCCGTCGTCACCCAGGTCTACCGCAAAGCCTCAGCCAAAGCCGCAGCCATGTCTCTCCCCCTCCACCCCTCGCTCAACAACGGCATCACCAAGGGCAGTGCCAGCTTCTCTGGTGGTAAGCTCCGCTGCAAGTGCTCTTCCAACCCCGTCGAGGTGACACTCGCCGGCAACGTCGCCCACAACCACGCCTGCGGCTGCTCCAAGTGCTGGAAGCCCGAGGGCGCCATCTTCTCCGTCATTGGTGTCATCCCCAAGGACCAGGTCAGCGTCACCGCCAACGCCGACAAGCTGTATATCGTCGACGAGAGCGCTGCCATCCAGCGATACGCCTGCAGCAGCTGCGGCGTCCACATGTACGGTCGCATCGAGAAGGAGCACCCTTTCAAGGGTCTCGACTTTGTCCACACTGAGCTGTCGTCTGAGAAGGGCTGGCAGGAGCCCCAATTCGCCGCCTTTGTCTCTTCCATCATTGAGCAGGGCTTCGACGCTTCCAAGATGGATGCCGTGCGCGCCCAGTTCAAGTCGATCGGCCTCGAGACCTACGACGCTCTGTCGCCTCCTCTGATGGACGCCATCGCCAGCTGGACCGCCCAGAAGGCCAAGATCTAA
- a CDS encoding Aldo-ket-red domain-containing protein translates to MSTKSTYIVPLGKNGPLVPQLGFGLMGLSFGTYGSVPSDEERFALLDHAHEVGSTFWDSADLYGDCEELIGKWFKRTGKRDDIFLATKFGFVKGSKTLELNTSYEYAKQACAESLRLLDVDYIDLYYVHHPNPDTPIEQTMRALKELQDEGKIKHIGLSAVTSTTLRRAVKIAPVAAVQIGYSPFELEAEGAEGTHIIQTCRELGVAVVAAMPLGRGLLTTNFVEGTAAGDEKDMRWKSIPRFGEENREKNMQIVGQFKALADKKGVTTAQLALAWLLKQGNDVIPIPGTKRVKYFDENWASLDIELSNEEEAEIRRFVQQADIAGGARPPAFQDWDFRDTKEEV, encoded by the exons ATGTCTACCAAGTCTACTTATATCGTTCCTCTCGGAAAGAACGGCCCGCTGGTGCCTCAGCTGGGTTTCGGTCTCATGGGTTTGTCCTTTGGCACCTACGGATCCGTCCCCAGCGACGAAGAGAGATTCGCCCTCCTCGATCATGCCCACGAAGTTGGATCAACCTTTTGGGACAGCGCCGA TCTCTACGGCGACTGTGAAGAGCTCATCGGGAAATGGTTCAAGCGCACAGGCAAGCGAGACGACATCTTTCTCGCGACCAAATTTGGTTTCGTCAAGGGGAGCAAGACTCTTGAGCTTAACACCTCGTACGAGTATGCCAAACAGGCTTGTGCTGAGAGTCTGAGACTGCTGGATGTTGACTACATCGATCTTT ACTACGTGCATCACCCCAACCCTGATACACCTATTGAGCAGACGATGAGAGCTTTGAAGGAGCTGCAAGA TGAAGGGAAAATCAAGCACATTGGGCTGTCAGCCGTTACTTCAACCACCCTCCGCAGAGCCGTCAAGATCGCCCCCGTCGCTGCCGTGCAGATCGGATACTCTCCCTTtgagctcgaggccgagggagCTGAAGGAACTCACATTATCCAGACGTGCCGCGAGCTCGGCGTCGCTGTGGTGGCAGCCATGCCCCTCGGCAGAGGTCTTCTCACCACCAACTTTGTCGAGGGAACGGCAGCTGGCGACGAAAAGGACATGAGGTGGAAGTCAATTCCTCGCTTCGGTGAAGAGAACCGTGAGAAAAACATGCAGATCGTTGGCCAGTTCAAGGCTCTGGCTGATAAGAAGGGCGTCACGACTGCCCAGTTGGCGCTGGCTTGGTTGTTGAAGCAGGGCAACGATGTCATTCCTATTCCCGGGACCAAGAGGGTCAAGTACTTTGACGAGAACTGGGCTTCTCTAGATATAGAGCTTTCtaatgaggaagaagccgaaaTCAGGCGGTTTGTGCAGCAGGCCGATATTGCTGGAGGTGCCCGGCCTCCTGCGTTCCAGGACTGGGATTTTAGAGACACCAAAGAGGAGGTCTGA
- a CDS encoding Zn(2)-C6 fungal-type domain-containing protein gives MALLHHWTVATSLELFKGDDKHHFWQIMVPQTGYEHPFVMNAILSLAALHRAYLIRPDRHGHMADAAVHHTNALRGFQEALSHVSDENSEALFIWSTLNLIYVFGISGRLSDALDPHSNFPSRKDRMFGVEWIPMVTGIQTVVKQNHKVLKAGRLGKFMTVGNWGEMDPDANPNPEDQHLCDLRSCWDGTPDAPTYEEALRILRKCRLFMARFSGDGIDPLEEAGFSRLWSGPLLFIIFAPQAYLTLLHQRQPPALILFAFFGALLRELDDYWFLEGWGRDIVEVIDDLLGSYWRPWIAWPSKVTGLC, from the coding sequence ATGGCCCTCCTTCATCACTGGACCGTTGCAACAAGCCTCGAGCTATTTAAGGGTGACGACAAACACCACTTCTGGCAGATCATGGTCCCACAGACGGGATACGAGCATCCATTCGTGATGAATGCCATTCTCAGCCTGGCTGCCCTGCATCGAGCATATCTCATCCGACCAGACAGGCACGGTCACATGGCAGACGCCGCCGTTCACCACACAAATGCTCTAAGGGGGTTCCAAGAAGCCCTGAGCCATGTGAGTGACGAGAACAGCGAGGCCTTATTTATCTGGTCAACTCTTAACCTGATATACGTGTTTGGCATCTCAGGGCGGCTGAGTGACGCCCTGGATCCTCACTCTAACTTTCCGAGTCGCAAAGACCGTATGTTTGGGGTTGAATGGATACCCATGGTCACTGGTATTCAAACTGTTGTGAAGCAAAATCACAAGGTCCTAAAAGCCGGTCGACTTGGAAAGTTTATGACCGTCGGTAACTGGGGGGAGATGGATCCAGATGCCAACCCCAATCCCGAAGACCAGCATCTCTGTGATCTGCGGAGTTGTTGGGATGGCACTCCCGACGCACCAACCTACGAAGAGGCCTTGAGGATACTCAGGAAGTGCAGGCTATTCATGGCCCGGTTCTCGGGCGACGGAATCGATCCGCTTGAAGAAGCTGGGTTCAGCCGGCTTTGGTCTGGGCCTTTGCTCTTCATCATATTCGCTCCCCAAGCCTACTTGACTCTTCTACATCAGAGGCAGCCCCCGGCACTGATCCTGTTTGCCTTTTTTGGTGCGCTGCTACGCGAACTGGATGATTACTGGTTCCTGGAGGGGTGGGGGAGGGATATTGTCGAGGTTATCGACGACCTGTTGGGGAGTTACTGGAGACCCTGGATTGCATGGCCTTCAAAGGTTACCGGCTTGTGCTAA
- a CDS encoding AB hydrolase-1 domain-containing protein codes for MRSPASFAVSLSLLAGLATAQLPPAEVFRTDFNSSFKFTPAQIKAAQLGDALAESAQNVLNFERSQLAFGGPLEDDFYTLPSLANETGPLEPGQILKIQAFTDPTAYSIPSNTALSRIIYTTTNFNGTVIPASGFILWPYTPRRFGKSKKASVVIWAHGTSGFFASQAPSADRGLWYANSAPFTLAQAGYAVFAPDFAGLGISKSWDGSEIPHQYHASPTTARDSLYGLRAALEAFPEKLSHDFIVMGHSQGGGVAWAVAEALANEKTKFADLSPGYRGAVAGSPTTAVFGGPSPFMLPSVGQMLRSIFPDFKLEDWLTPLGIARIELAREVQGGVAFFQQLFLTPQTVFRSDYDQSWYVDAFSKLGNAGRKDFKGPLLVLQGIEDAYVLYNITAKTVEDTWKLYPDHDLEFLVTSGVSHVPDLDATRHLWLKWVEERFEGKPLAKKGSVRTDLESFLPIGQYQSTVKSFPQWAGLPQYSYQIPLAV; via the coding sequence ATGAGATCTCCAGCATCTTTCGCAGTGTCTCTCTCCCTTCTCGCGGGACTTGCTACAGCTCAGCTCCCTCCTGCAGAAGTCTTCAGAACCGACTTCAACTCGTCCTTCAAATTTACCCCAGCCCAGATCAAGGCCGCCCAACTCGGTGACGCCCTCGCGGAAAGCGCCCAGAACGTCCTCAACTTTGAGAGATCCCAACTGGCCTTTGGCGGACCCCTGGAGGATGACTTCTATACCCTTCCTTCTCTGGCAAACGAGACCGGTCCTCTCGAGCCTGGTCAGATCCTCAAGATCCAGGCCTTCACTGACCCGACCGCCTATTCGATCCCGTCCAACACTGCACTCTCACGCATAATCTACACCACAACCAATTTCAACGGGACTGTTATCCCGGCTTCTGGTTTCATTCTGTGGCCCTATACTCCTCGCAGGTTCGGAAAGAGCAAGAAAGCTTCTGTCGTGATCTGGGCCCATGGCACGTCTGGCTTCTTCGCCTCTCAGGCACCCTCCGCGGACCGCGGCCTCTGGTACGCCAACTCAGCACCATTCACCCTCGCTCAAGCTGGATACGCCGTCTTTGCCCCCGATTTCGCAGGTCTAGGTATCTCTAAATCATGGGACGGTAGCGAGATTCCTCACCAATACCATGCTTCTCCCACCACGGCCCGCGATTCCCTTTACGGCCTACGAGCCGCATTGGAAGCTTTCCCTGAAAAGCTGAGCCATGATTTTATTGTCATGGGCCACAGCCAAGGCGGGGGAGTCGCTTGGGCCGTCGCCGAGGCTCTTGCCAACGAAAAGACCAAGTTTGCAGACCTCTCTCCCGGTTACAGGGGAGCCGTCGCCGGAAGTCCTACCACTGCTGTCTTTGGTGGTCCTTCCCCTTTCATGCTCCCCTCTGTTGGTCAAATGCTCCGCTCCATCTTCCCCGACTTTAAACTCGAGGATTGGTTGACTCCCCTGGGCATCGCTCGGATAGAACTAGCCAGGGAAGTTCAAGGTGGCGTCGCATTCTTTCAGCAACTCTTCCTCACACCCCAGACTGTATTCAGATCCGACTATGACCAGTCTTGGTACGTCGATGCCTTTTCCAAGCTCGGCAACGCGGGGCGCAAGGACTTTAAGGGTCCTTTACTTGTGCTCCAGGGAATAGAAGACGCCTATGTCTTGTACAACATCACGGCCAAGACTGTTGAGGATACCTGGAAGCTGTATCCTGACCACGACCTCGAGTTCCTCGTCACCTCGGGTGTGAGCCATGTTCCCGACCTTGATGCAACTCGACACCTCTGGTTGAAATGGGTCGAGGAGCGATTCGAGGGAAAGCCTCTTGCGAAGAAGGGCAGTGTTAGGACTGATCTGGAGAGTTTCTTGCCGATTGGGCAGTATCAGAGCACCGTCAAGTCGTTCCCCCAGTGGGCTGGGTTGCCTCAGTATAGCTACCAGATTCCACTTGCTGTTTGA